In Rhinatrema bivittatum chromosome 1, aRhiBiv1.1, whole genome shotgun sequence, a single genomic region encodes these proteins:
- the LOC115087932 gene encoding nanos homolog 1-like, whose product MDFLKHNYLSAGGPYDYTFNFWNDYLGLSTLVGKNPGKSGARPSPNSITESLKASLGLGDASPSPSASPCPCAAREDGASHSDCCCCCCCSSSSCCPSASSSPPGSLLDLEERFSLFNPFPGPGLLPGPEREGFGGPFGGFDLFGAERKARKAGGGRAKQEPKICVFCRNNGAPEEVYGSHVLKSPDGRVLCPILRAYTCPLCSANGDNAHTIKYCPLSKEQPPQRALKGGRAVGGRRLKIF is encoded by the coding sequence TTGAGCGCCGGGGGGCCTTACGACTACACCTTCAATTTCTGGAACGATTACCTGGGGCTGTCGACGCTGGTGGGCAAGAACCCGGGCAAGAGCGGCGCGCGCCCCAGCCCCAACTCCATCACCGAGTCGCTGAAGGCTTCGCTGGGGCTGGGcgatgcctccccctccccctccgcctCCCCGTGCCCCTGCGCGGCCCGGGAGGACGGGGCCAGCCACtcggactgctgctgctgctgctgctgctcctcctcctcctgctgcccgTCCGCCTCCTCCAGCCCGCCCGGCTCCCTCCTGGACCTGGAGGAGCGCTTCTCCCTCTTCAACCCCTTCCCGGGCCCCGGCCTGCTGCCGGGCCCGGAGCGGGAGGGCTTCGGCGGGCCCTTCGGGGGCTTCGACCTCTTCGGCGCCGAGAGGAAGGCGCggaaggccggcgggggccgggCCAAGCAGGAGCCCAAGATCTGCGTCTTCTGCCGCAACAACGGCGCCCCCGAGGAGGTGTACGGCTCGCACGTGCTGAAGAGCCCCGACGGCCGCGTGCTGTGCCCCATCCTGCGCGCCTACACCTGCCCGCTGTGCAGCGCCAACGGGGACAACGCGCACACCATCAAGTACTGCCCCCTCTCCAAAGAGCAGCCGCCGCAGAGGGCGCTGAAGGGCGGCCGAGCGGTGGGGGGCAGGAGACTGAAAATATTCTGA